From Gemmatimonadota bacterium, the proteins below share one genomic window:
- a CDS encoding biotin/lipoate A/B protein ligase family protein, whose protein sequence is MAVDEALVRSIATGAQPAFRVYGWQPPAVSFGYAQRISREVDVQKVRERGIDIVRRPTGGRAVLHWNELTYSVVCPADNPVMGGNINEAYRKISEGLLAGIRALGVDATFESRRQTQPSPRGKELTAPCFTSTAQYEVKFKGRKLIGSAQQRIGTMLLQHGSLLLGAEHKQIADLLPGDKPGLQKRFAGELDRHTTSLSEALAYPINFDTAATAIRQGIQNTFNIQLVETTLSETEIAETQRLIAEKYATYEWNDKY, encoded by the coding sequence ATGGCAGTAGATGAAGCCCTCGTGCGATCAATAGCAACAGGTGCTCAGCCCGCCTTTCGCGTTTATGGGTGGCAACCACCCGCGGTCTCCTTTGGGTATGCCCAGCGTATCAGCCGCGAAGTCGATGTCCAAAAAGTGCGCGAGCGCGGTATCGACATTGTCCGTCGTCCCACCGGTGGTCGCGCTGTCTTGCACTGGAACGAACTGACCTACAGCGTTGTCTGCCCTGCCGACAATCCCGTAATGGGGGGCAATATCAACGAAGCCTATCGCAAAATCAGCGAGGGTCTCCTGGCGGGTATTCGCGCTCTCGGCGTCGATGCAACCTTTGAATCCCGTCGCCAAACACAGCCCTCACCGCGCGGTAAAGAACTCACCGCGCCCTGTTTTACCAGCACGGCGCAATACGAAGTCAAATTTAAGGGGCGCAAACTTATCGGCAGTGCGCAGCAGCGCATCGGCACAATGCTCTTGCAGCACGGATCGCTCCTGCTCGGCGCAGAACACAAACAAATCGCCGACCTTCTGCCCGGCGACAAACCAGGCCTGCAAAAGCGTTTTGCAGGCGAACTCGACCGCCACACCACCTCGCTCTCTGAAGCCCTCGCATACCCCATCAATTTCGACACAGCGGCCACAGCCATCCGGCAAGGCATTCAAAATACCTTTAACATCCAGCTTGTTGAAACCACACTCAGCGAAACCGAAATCGCCGAAACCCAGCGCCTCATCGCCGAAAAATACGCAACCTATGAATGGAATGACAAGTATTGA
- the fabF gene encoding beta-ketoacyl-ACP synthase II has product MNRQRRVVITGLGTLAPNGNTTESYWEALCNGQTGVGPITKFDATDFRVQFAAEIKNFDPAHFGIDSRSQRRMDLFTQYAIASSVQAVENAGLDISNEQPERIGVVFGSGIGGIQTFENQHEAYRKDGPRRISPLFVPMMIPDMSAGQVSIHLGAKGPNYTTVTACASAAHAIGNAAREIWDDEADVMITGGAEAAITPMSVGGFAAARTLSTRNDAPTQASRPFDADRDGFVIGEGAGGLVLEELKRATQRGATIYAEVVGTGYTGDAYHITGMAPGGEGGARAMCRAMRQAQINPEDVSYINAHGTSTPVGDPAETAAIKSVFGDRAKKLAVSSTKSMTGHLLGASGAIETIAATLSVHHNVVPPTINYETPDPECDLDYVPNEAREIPVEIAISNSFGFGGHNAVLILRKFRN; this is encoded by the coding sequence GAAGCATTGTGCAATGGACAAACAGGTGTTGGCCCCATAACAAAATTTGACGCCACTGATTTCCGCGTGCAGTTTGCCGCCGAAATCAAAAACTTTGATCCAGCGCACTTTGGCATTGACAGTCGAAGCCAGCGGCGCATGGATCTCTTTACACAGTATGCCATTGCATCATCTGTACAGGCTGTAGAAAATGCAGGTCTCGATATCAGTAATGAACAGCCCGAACGCATCGGGGTTGTATTTGGCTCGGGCATTGGCGGCATCCAGACTTTTGAGAATCAGCACGAAGCCTATCGCAAAGATGGTCCAAGACGCATCAGTCCGCTTTTTGTACCCATGATGATCCCCGACATGTCCGCAGGTCAGGTATCCATCCACCTCGGTGCCAAAGGCCCCAATTATACCACCGTCACAGCTTGCGCCTCGGCAGCCCATGCCATTGGCAACGCAGCCCGCGAAATTTGGGACGACGAAGCCGATGTCATGATCACAGGGGGGGCAGAAGCTGCCATTACCCCAATGTCAGTCGGTGGATTTGCCGCAGCGCGAACGCTTTCAACCCGCAACGATGCCCCAACGCAAGCCAGTCGTCCCTTTGACGCAGACCGAGATGGATTTGTAATTGGCGAAGGCGCTGGCGGGCTTGTTCTGGAAGAACTCAAACGCGCAACACAACGGGGTGCCACTATCTATGCCGAAGTTGTAGGAACTGGCTACACTGGCGATGCCTATCACATTACCGGTATGGCACCTGGCGGCGAGGGGGGTGCCCGCGCCATGTGCCGCGCCATGCGACAGGCGCAGATCAATCCCGAAGACGTGTCTTATATCAACGCACACGGCACATCAACACCTGTGGGCGATCCGGCAGAAACAGCCGCCATCAAATCCGTATTTGGCGACCGGGCCAAAAAGCTCGCCGTCAGTTCGACAAAATCCATGACCGGACATCTTTTGGGAGCTTCGGGTGCGATTGAAACCATCGCAGCAACCCTATCAGTTCACCACAATGTAGTACCGCCCACGATCAACTATGAAACACCCGATCCAGAATGCGACCTCGATTACGTACCCAATGAAGCGCGAGAAATACCCGTTGAAATCGCCATCAGTAACTCTTTTGGCTTTGGTGGTCACAACGCAGTACTCATCCTGCGTAAGTTTCGCAACTAA
- the rnc gene encoding ribonuclease III translates to MLRELKGGGFIRLGTVLQTIRRWSASGRVRSQEELQRKLGYTFSNTALLEQALKHRSHVYVTQEGSIASNERLEFLGDAVLDLIVTEHLYNQFKKKREGELTQIKSLLVSKVVLAEKGRKIQLGEYLYLSKEEISSGGRQRTSIIGDAFEALLGAIYLDGGLEAARSFVERTILTNVEEILADGNYLNFKSLLLEHTQSTGQGHPRYQPISEEGPDHRKIFFIEVTLQGDRLGEGQGRSKKEAQQMAAKDALRHLGLH, encoded by the coding sequence ATGCTACGCGAATTGAAAGGAGGCGGTTTTATCCGACTCGGAACCGTCTTACAAACGATCAGACGCTGGTCCGCAAGCGGCAGGGTGCGTTCCCAGGAAGAACTCCAACGCAAACTCGGTTACACCTTTTCCAATACCGCTTTACTCGAACAAGCCCTTAAACACCGGTCCCATGTTTACGTCACCCAAGAAGGCAGCATTGCTTCCAACGAACGCCTGGAATTTTTGGGCGACGCAGTGCTCGATCTCATTGTGACAGAACATCTCTACAATCAGTTCAAAAAGAAAAGAGAAGGCGAACTCACACAGATCAAGTCTCTGCTCGTCAGCAAGGTCGTTCTGGCCGAAAAAGGCCGCAAAATCCAACTCGGAGAATATCTCTATTTGAGCAAAGAAGAAATCTCATCTGGCGGGCGCCAACGCACCTCAATTATCGGAGATGCTTTTGAAGCGCTCTTAGGTGCGATTTACCTCGATGGCGGGCTTGAGGCTGCTCGCTCATTTGTCGAACGCACAATTCTAACCAATGTTGAAGAAATCCTCGCCGACGGCAACTATCTCAACTTCAAAAGCCTGCTTCTCGAACACACGCAAAGTACGGGACAGGGCCATCCGCGATATCAGCCCATATCCGAAGAAGGTCCAGATCACCGAAAAATTTTCTTCATCGAAGTAACCCTTCAGGGCGATCGATTGGGCGAAGGACAGGGGCGTAGCAAAAAAGAAGCCCAACAGATGGCCGCAAAAGACGCGCTCAGACATCTGGGCCTGCACTAA